The following are encoded in a window of Telmatobacter sp. DSM 110680 genomic DNA:
- a CDS encoding glycosyltransferase family 2 protein: protein MSSGKFALTYTVKNEARLLPSAIEYHVAAGCSRIYLFWDGTTDGSQELVSQYPCVVARDSIRVEETGDAPEWIKNILVCWDTDMDVRKRINTWYAAKSAAAEGLEWLGGIDPDELVLMSRDEEIDADHIAKHLAKVPETIDQVLLPNLESVPVSAASENPFADCVYFLNRFPKTEAIWRYSRALLLRVTRSSALVAWYDYLFYQVRFLGALPRLMREPRSGSRIPAGYFLGYSNHKSFIRLKTFENFDFVTHRWRAFLRAPRSMDLGNILHFDMLDANYFAAKFRQRQRGIILKVFYLRYRLAHVARNLSDDEIAEFFERYIAISDPARIARLKRRGILVEIHAASNFMLRKREERSYANR from the coding sequence TTGTCGTCAGGGAAATTTGCCCTTACCTACACCGTGAAGAACGAGGCGAGGCTGCTTCCGTCGGCGATTGAATACCATGTCGCAGCCGGGTGCTCGCGGATTTATCTCTTCTGGGATGGCACGACTGACGGTTCTCAGGAGTTGGTTTCGCAGTACCCCTGCGTGGTGGCACGCGACTCTATCCGCGTCGAGGAAACCGGAGACGCTCCCGAGTGGATCAAGAACATCCTGGTTTGCTGGGACACGGACATGGATGTGCGGAAGCGCATCAACACCTGGTACGCGGCAAAGAGTGCAGCGGCGGAAGGGCTGGAATGGCTGGGCGGCATTGATCCCGATGAGTTGGTGCTGATGTCACGCGATGAGGAGATCGACGCAGATCACATTGCAAAACATCTGGCCAAGGTTCCGGAGACGATTGACCAGGTATTGCTGCCGAATCTCGAATCTGTTCCTGTTTCTGCCGCGTCGGAGAATCCTTTTGCCGATTGCGTGTATTTTCTTAACCGATTTCCGAAGACCGAAGCGATCTGGCGCTACTCGCGCGCACTGCTGTTGAGGGTTACGCGGTCATCCGCGTTGGTGGCCTGGTACGACTACCTCTTCTATCAAGTCCGATTTCTTGGGGCACTTCCCAGGCTTATGCGCGAGCCGCGCAGCGGCAGCCGAATTCCGGCGGGATATTTTCTTGGCTATAGCAATCACAAATCATTTATTCGCCTGAAAACTTTCGAGAACTTTGATTTCGTGACCCATCGCTGGCGGGCGTTTCTGCGAGCGCCGCGCAGCATGGACCTGGGCAACATTCTGCACTTCGACATGCTGGACGCGAATTATTTTGCCGCGAAGTTTCGGCAGCGGCAGCGGGGGATCATTCTGAAGGTCTTCTATCTCCGCTATCGGCTGGCGCATGTGGCACGCAATTTGAGCGACGACGAAATCGCGGAGTTTTTTGAGCGGTATATCGCGATTTCCGATCCAGCTCGCATCGCACGGCTGAAGCGAAGGGGGATTCTGGTTGAGATTCATGCCGCGTCGAATTTTATGCTGCGGAAGCGAGAAGAGCGGAGTTACGCGAACCGGTGA